The proteins below come from a single Eremothecium sinecaudum strain ATCC 58844 chromosome II, complete sequence genomic window:
- the GAS3 gene encoding putative 1,3-beta-glucanosyltransferase (Syntenic homolog of Ashbya gossypii AER347W; Syntenic homolog of Saccharomyces cerevisiae YMR215W (GAS3)) has protein sequence MVSLRSVLMLLALGSHYANAILPIEIKGRRFIKNVQVHSDSGVKLDSKVYFIKGVDYQPGGSSGYDPRSGKDLLSDRDICERDAAVFQALGINTVRIYSLNPDVNHDECMTIYNGAGISFILDVNSGEQGESLNRADPSSTYNERYLTRVFKFIEAFKEYTNVLGFFAGNEVINDQENSAWVSPQYIRAVQRDMKQYIAKHASRQIPVGYSAANIVELRGPTLDYLQCNSKDGSTIDSDLQESRSDFLGLNTYEWCSGSSDWKSSGYDKLNASVSDAVIPLLFSEVGCILHMPRIFDEISEGLFGGLINTFNGGLVYEYTKEANGYGLVEVDTEGNVKYLQDFANLREQYEKVTLPDINKDDVADTKIYKCADSEISAGYSNFGVKDFDVPDQPDEITHLIENGVNHNNIGKFVNITYNQNPSKYKVYDQQGTELNLTISYPPQNLRNAIVGGNIPEVASTTSRASSSSKNDAAAYGNKVSIGNSFFAVIASILLSFI, from the coding sequence ATGGTTTCTCTACGCTCCGTACTGATGCTTTTAGCATTGGGTTCTCATTACGCCAATGCTATTCTTCCTATTGAAATAAAAGGTAGGCGTTTCATCAAAAACGTCCAGGTTCATTCAGATAGCGGTGTAAAGCTGGACAGCAAGGTTTATTTTATCAAGGGTGTTGACTACCAGCCAGGTGGATCATCTGGTTATGATCCACGTAGCGGCAAAGATCTCTTGTCCGACAGAGATATTTGCGAACGTGATGCCGCAGTCTTCCAGGCCCTGGGTATCAACACAGTTAGAATTTACTCTTTGAATCCTGATGTTAACCATGATGAGTGTATGACTATTTACAATGGGGCTGGTATAAGTTTCATTTTGGATGTTAACAGTGGCGAGCAGGGCGAATCTCTAAACAGAGCTGACCCATCTAGCACGTACAATGAGCGCTACTTGACTCGTGTCTTTAAATTTATTGAAGCATTCAAAGAATATACCAACGTTCTTGGTTTCTTTGCTGGTAATGAGGTCATTAACGACCAAGAAAACTCTGCCTGGGTATCCCCACAGTATATTAGGGCTGTTCAGCGTGATATGAAGCAGTATATCGCCAAACATGCCAGTAGACAAATTCCTGTTGGGTATTCTGCTGCAAACATCGTTGAACTCAGAGGTCCAACATTGGACTACTTACAGTGTAATTCGAAGGACGGTAGCACTATCGACAGTGATTTGCAGGAGTCACGTTCGGACTTTTTGGGTTTGAACACGTACGAATGGTGCTCTGGTAGCTCAGATTGGAAATCTTCTGGTTATGATAAATTGAACGCTTCTGTATCGGACGCCGTTATACCTCTTCTTTTCTCTGAGGTCGGTTGCATTCTACATATGCCAAGAATTTTCGACGAGATCTCGGAAGGTCTTTTTGGAGGACTTATAAACACTTTCAACGGTGGACTTGTCTACGAGTACACCAAGGAGGCCAATGGCTACGGGCTTGTTGAAGTTGACACCGAAGGTAATGTAAAATACCTACAGGACTTTGCAAACCTTCGGGAACAATATGAAAAGGTCACTCTCCCCGATATCAACAAGGACGATGTTGCTGACACTAAAATCTACAAGTGCGCAGACTCAGAAATTTCTGCCGGGTATTCCAACTTTGGAGTTAAAGACTTCGACGTTCCAGACCAGCCAGATGAAATTACCCATCTAATTGAAAACGGTGTTAATCACAACAACATTGGTAAGTTTGTTAACATCACATACAATCAGAACCCATCTAAATACAAGGTCTACGATCAGCAAGGAACTGAACTGAACTTGACTATCTCGTACCCTCCACAAAACCTGAGAAACGCTATCGTTGGCGGTAACATTCCAGAGGTTGCAAGTACTACATCAAGAGCcagttcttcttcaaagaaTGATGCTGCTGCCTATGGGAACAAAGTTAGCATTGGCAATTCATTTTTTGCTGTTATTGCTTCCATCTTACTATCTTTTATTTGA
- the CEF1 gene encoding Cef1p (Syntenic homolog of Ashbya gossypii AER344W; Syntenic homolog of Saccharomyces cerevisiae YMR213W (CEF1)), whose product MHGVPIYVKGGVWTNLEDQILKAAIQKYGTHSWNKVASLLQKKSGKQCQNRWNEYLNPRLNFEKWSKEDDVKLLRLGKLLPNQWRTIGDMMGRTAQLCLDRYNKLLEEDGEQDTLRVGEFNPNADTQAARPDREELEDDEREMLAEARARLLNTQGKKATRKIRERMLEESKRVAYLQKRRELKQAGVDSKIRAPKKKFATQLDYNKEIPYEQAPVGGIYDTTEEDQRLKAQLEKFEKQVDKKGLRSTAATKKSTGKKKRVLEDASDKKIVGVDNVVNNEYKKPKLELPPSGTVAESSSSSVAAIRKEILANRSQGSIFDVDPSSTALISPPAPTLKSKPKAFLTRLFAQLPAPKNDFELVFEDDQVTSPNSPASPNGSQDLPSTAEDHAVDVLLPWTCESLERNDLTIPSPVPEVKDEVDHFYNLHIEAKRTETDTYENPALLQIRDSLLNSISAEEQNDHNPQVEVLLSKRPSPEALRTRIQQLQTSILSMSNQENPPASIIEQTLQASCDLTSTLLPKLLSNGHSYHLNYAKYQNEHLTIEERKAAMQLLIQSQCSST is encoded by the coding sequence ATGCATGGTGTTCCTATCTATGTGAAGGGTGGCGTTTGGACCAATTTGGAGGACCAAATTCTTAAAGCTGCGATACAGAAATACGGTACTCATTCATGGAATAAGGTTGCTTCTTTGCTTCAGAAGAAGAGTGGGAAACAGTGCCAGAACCGTTGGAATGAATATTTGAACCCAAGACTGAACTTTGAGAAATGGTCTAAGGAAGATGATGTGAAGTTGCTGCGTTTGGGTAAGCTACTGCCGAATCAGTGGCGCACAATTGGCGATATGATGGGCCGCACTGCTCAGTTATGTTTGGATAGATATAATAAGCTTCTCGAAGAAGACGGGGAGCAGGATACGCTGCGCGTGGGGGAGTTCAATCCGAATGCTGATACGCAGGCTGCCAGGCCGGACCGTGAAGAGCTGGAGGACGACGAAAGAGAAATGCTGGCAGAGGCAAGGGCCCGGCTGCTGAATACTCAGGGTAAAAAGGCTACGAGGAAGATACGAGAGCGCATGCTGGAGGAAAGCAAACGTGTAGCGTATTTACAGAAAAGACGGGAACTGAAGCAGGCCGGTGTGGACTCTAAGATTCGCGCGCCAAAGAAGAAATTCGCTACGCAGCTTGATTATAACAAAGAGATACCCTACGAACAGGCTCCCGTTGGTGGTATCTATGATACTACGGAAGAGGACCAGCGACTAAAGGCCCAGCTGGAAAAGTTCGAGAAACAGGTGGACAAGAAGGGGCTCCGTTCGACAGCTGCTACAAAGAAGTCCACTGGCAAGAAGAAGCGTGTCCTGGAGGATGCTAGCGACAAAAAGATCGTTGGAGTAGATAATGTTGTCAACAATGAGTATAAGAAACCGAAGCTAGAACTGCCGCCGTCGGGCACCGTGGCAGAAAGTAGTTCCAGTAGCGTTGCAGCGATACGAAAAGAGATCCTCGCAAATAGAAGCCAAGGTTCCATCTTCGATGTAGATCCCTCCAGTACCGCGTTGATTTCCCCACCTGCGCCCACCTTGAAATCCAAGCCCAAAGCGTTCCTGACACGTCTCTTCGCTCAATTGCCCGCGCCAAAAAACGACTTTGAGTTGGTTTTCGAGGATGACCAGGTCACCTCTCCAAACTCACCCGCGTCCCCAAATGGCTCCCAGGACCTCCCATCAACTGCCGAGGACCATGCAGTAGATGTCCTTCTCCCCTGGACATGCGAGTCCCTCGAACGCAACGACCTAACTATTCCCTCCCCTGTTCCGGAGGTTAAAGACGAAGTAGACCATTTCTACAACTTGCATATCGAAGCTAAGCGCACTGAGACTGACACATACGAGAACCCAGCACTTCTACAGATCCGTGACTCGCTCTTAAACAGCATTTCCGCCGAGGAGCAAAATGACCATAATCCGCAAGTCGAGGTCTTGCTTTCCAAGCGGCCGTCACCGGAAGCTCTTCGAACACGCATACAGCAACTGCAAACATCAATCCTTTCTATGTCCAACCAGGAGAACCCACCAGCCTCCATTATAGAACAAACTCTACAAGCATCGTGTGACCTGACCTCGACTCTTCTCCCCAAGCTCCTTTCCAACGGACATAGTTATCATCTAAACTACGCAAAATACCAAAACGAACATCTAACCATTGAGGAACGCAAGGCTGCAATGCAATTGCTAATACAGTCCCAGTGTTCCTCAACCTAA
- the CAF20 gene encoding Caf20p (Syntenic homolog of Ashbya gossypii AER345W; Syntenic homolog of Saccharomyces cerevisiae YOR276W (CAF20)): MAIYTEEELLQLKPAQNGTVNFDVDAFKTMIAEVAEHHEIADLFHQKARRRSSHHQVVRPKLKGHKPKITTDEEGWSTTTRKASLAAGEEEEQQQPTFVAQETIKIKPNTKNIASSRPADVRDIVVDKPTMSFNAFAALESDEEEKV; the protein is encoded by the coding sequence ATGGCGATTTATACTGAGGAAGAATTATTACAGTTAAAACCAGCACAAAATGGAACTGTGAACTTTGACGTCGACGCTTTCAAGACAATGATTGCTGAAGTCGCAGAACATCATGAAATTGCAGACCTTTTCCATCAAAAAGCCCGTAGAAGATCATCACATCATCAAGTTGTTAGGCCAAAGCTCAAGGGTCATAAACCAAAAATTACTACAGATGAAGAAGGTTGGAGTACCACCACCAGGAAAGCATCCTTAGCAGCAGGCGAAGAGGAAGAGCAACAACAACCTACATTTGTTGCTCAAGAAACTATAAAAATCAAACCTAATACTAAGAATATTGCTTCATCCAGACCTGCTGATGTTAGAGATATTGTTGTAGACAAACCAACTATGTCCTTTAATGCGTTTGCAGCCTTGGAAAGTGACGAGGAGGAGAAGGTCTAA
- the EFR3 gene encoding Efr3p (Syntenic homolog of Ashbya gossypii AER343C; Syntenic homolog of Saccharomyces cerevisiae YMR212C (EFR3)) translates to MVSLFSPKHQKLVNQCYPTGRTPDKKPKSSETSYLLYYVNSRRTKLEKVGAYLVKRTTTDLNHRRIGNVMVTLELLDKIIVSCKENLNVFLKEFLDIMIKTLNNNNFNIDVSVVEKIETAFGSICQHLDGVLCNGDLEFIQMYETFVNIYFQVVTERLKNDDLLMKGCLDISKTTSLASNPQVSVLMARAVELALCKFQELHLRFQGEYLDVDLSPSERRLSRSQTHVAGLEEVQNPMDYSEMALQSFFNTTETDKLSISIRALIKRLIEVPNKDLLQYISNRIPVQLRYIIILLFTRALTTHDESSVVLLKLMTTLLVSEVSIIGLSVLDFMRKITAFQLSNTTHPQIVDACTQTISALNRKCYYKDQSLDMVSELLLKLKDISSPVHKEILIGDLNAILKTISAPFITLDVFLEVAPYVDNHLELFSFVTEKIPGGFVMNMFFRYLINLKSKDEQEAILDAAFAKFKHFTLFSGLICFLEEGYARNNVYYSYHMRAAKFLELEDYYEQALRKKRENELFTRKDLVNYYSDPGCNKYAEKGLRILILQTNRVSSTDLVFETPPDGDVVDSSKFPLTPTTSQLQSKMLSNSDISIKSLDKLKTPKVSDLKKAARGIRLAKSHGSLHASQSIKSKITNITFLLNELNNDRDAAGVEDSEYAQADNSNNLVSPSPTCQMLSVGTPKKISLDDSFHDASADVSSTFRGKLFSS, encoded by the coding sequence ATGGTGTCACTCTTCTCTCCTAAGCATCAAAAGTTGGTAAATCAATGCTATCCGACCGGTAGAACACCTGATAAGAAGCCGAAGTCATCAGAGACGTCGTATTTATTGTATTATGTTAATTCAAGGAGAACGAAATTAGAGAAGGTGGGTGCCTACCTTGTTAAGCGGACAACGACTGATCTCAATCATAGGCGTATCGGCAATGTTATGGTAACTTTGGAGTTATTGGACAAAATTATTGTCAGTTGTAAGGAGAACCTAAACGTGTTCTTAAAAGAGTTTTTGGATATAATGATTAAAACTTTgaataataataactttaATATTGATGTTAGCGTTGTAGAGAAGATTGAGACTGCTTTCGGTAGTATTTGTCAACATTTGGATGGTGTTCTGTGCAATGGAGATTTGGAGTTTATTCAAATGTACGAAACATTTGTTAATATCTACTTTCAGGTTGTCACCGAGAGATTAAAAAATGATGATTTGTTGATGAAGGGGTGTTTGGATATATCTAAGACTACTAGTttggctagtaatccacAAGTGAGTGTTTTGATGGCTCGGGCTGTCGAACTGGCGTTGTGTAAGTTCCAAGAATTACACCTCCGCTTCCAAGGGGAGTATTTAGATGTAGACTTGAGTCCGAGTGAAAGACGTCTTTCTAGGTCACAAACGCATGTTGCTGGGCTTGAAGAAGTGCAGAACCCGATGGACTATTCTGAGATGGCATTACAGTCATTTTTTAATACAACTGAGACGGATAAACTTTCTATATCTATACGTGCACTTATTAAGCGGTTGATCGAAGTCCCGAATAAGGACTTGTTGCAATATATCTCAAATAGAATTCCGGTGCAATTGAGGTATATTATAATTTTGTTGTTTACGCGGGCGCTAACTACTCACGATGAAAGCTCCGTGGTGCTTCTGAAATTGATGACCACGTTGCTTGTTTCCGAGGTAAGCATTATTGGCCTAAGCGTTCTGGACTTCATGAGGAAGATTACTGCGTTCCAATTGAGTAATACCACTCACCCACAGATTGTAGATGCGTGCACACAGACAATCTCAGCACTGAACAGAAAGTGCTATTACAAAGATCAGTCATTGGACATGGTGTCTGAGCTTTTGTTGAAATTAAAGGATATCTCTTCACCGGTCCACAAGGAGATTCTTATTGGTGACTTGAATGCTATTTTGAAGACCATATCCGCCCCGTTCATCACACTGGACGTTTTCTTGGAGGTCGCTCCGTATGTGGATAACCACCTTGAACTGTTCTCTTTCGTCACTGAAAAGATCCCTGGTGGATTTGTTATGAATATGTTCTTCCGGTATTTGATTAACTTAAAATCCAAGGACGAACAAGAAGCGATTCTCGACGCTGCATTTGCTAAATTCAAGCATTTCACACTATTTTCTGGTTTGATATGTTTCTTAGAGGAAGGATACGCGCGCAACAATGTCTACTACTCATATCATATGCGCGCCGCTAAATTCCTAGAATTGGAGGACTACTATGAGCAAGCACTTCGCAAGAAACGAGAAAACGAACTGTTCACAAGAAAAGATTTAGTTAACTATTATTCGGACCCAGGTTGCAATAAATATGCCGAAAAAGGATTACGTATCCTCATACTCCAAACCAACCGGGTCTCTTCAACTGATCTTGTCTTTGAAACTCCTCCAGATGGGGACGTAGTTGATAGTAGCAAGTTCCCGTTAACTCCAACAACTTCACAACTTCAATCAAAAATGTTATCCAATAGCGATATCTCCATAAAATCCCTGGATAAATTGAAAACTCCCAAAGTCAGTGATTTAAAAAAGGCTGCCAGAGGTATACGGCTAGCTAAATCTCATGGTTCACTGCATGCGTCGCAATCGATCAAGTCGAAAATTACAAACATTACATTCCTACTAAACGAACTAAATAATGACCGTGATGCGGCTGGTGTCGAAGACTCCGAATATGCACAAGCAGACAATTCAAATAACTTAGTAAGCCCTTCACCGACATGTCAAATGCTCAGCGTTGGTACGCCAAAAAAAATTTCACTTGATGATTCTTTTCATGATGCATCTGCTGACGTTTCCAGCACCTTTAGGGGTAAATTGTTTTCATCATAG
- the SCJ1 gene encoding Scj1p (Syntenic homolog of Ashbya gossypii AER346W; Syntenic homolog of Saccharomyces cerevisiae YMR214W (SCJ1)): MARWRFFAGLLLFPLLVFSQDYYAILGVNKGATDKEIKSAYRQLSKKYHPDKNPGDESAHHHFIEVGEAYEALSDPEKRKIYDQFGAEALKNGGGGAGGGPNGGFHDPFDIFEQMFGGGAGGGGFHSGGRMRKQKGQSLQVQDEITLKQYYHGTTVEFGLAMNDFCDHCQGSGSEDGKVERCAQCNGRGIVIQVIRQGFMTQQIQQMCPKCEGNGEVIQHKCKVCQGAKVVRKNKNFSAQVPAGAPRDYVAVKHGQAEKSPNTEPGDLYIKVVEAGHGNMGYRRRGQDLFRTEVLSLKEALQGGWTRSIEFLDPEKTVEISRKSGRTVQNGEVERIPGFGMPIDDGRRFGDLFIDYVVLLPGKYDQAFLRDEL, encoded by the coding sequence ATGGCTCGTTGGAGATTTTTTGCTGGTCTTTTGTTATTTCCATTATTGGTGTTTTCTCAGGATTATTATGCTATACTAGGTGTTAATAAAGGTGCTACAGATAAGGAAATCAAATCAGCATATAGACAGTTGTCCAAGAAATACCATCCTGATAAAAATCCAGGTGATGAGAGTGCTCATCACCATTTCATTGAGGTTGGTGAGGCATATGAAGCTTTAAGTGATCCAGAAAAACGTAAGATATATGATCAGTTTGGCGCCGAAGCGTTGAAAAATGGTGGCGGTGGCGCTGGAGGTGGGCCAAACGGTGGATTCCATGATCCATTTGATATCTTTGAGCAGATGTTCGGTGGTGGTGCAGGAGGCGGGGGATTCCATTCTGGCGGTCGGATGAGAAAGCAAAAAGGTCAGAGTCTTCAGGTACAGGACGAAATAACGCTGAAACAGTACTACCATGGGACAACGGTTGAATTTGGTTTGGCAATGAACGATTTCTGTGATCATTGTCAAGGATCTGGGTCTGAAGATGGAAAGGTGGAGCGCTGTGCGCAGTGTAATGGGCGCGGTATTGTTATACAGGTGATCAGACAGGGTTTCATGACGCAGCAGATCCAGCAAATGTGTCCTAAATGCGAAGGGAACGGTGAGGTTATACAACACAAGTGTAAGGTGTGCCAAGGTGCTAAGGTTGTGAGGAAGAATAAGAACTTCAGTGCCCAAGTACCTGCTGGTGCACCAAGGGACTACGTTGCCGTGAAACATGGCCAAGCAGAGAAGTCTCCCAACACCGAACCAGGTGACTTGTATATAAAGGTGGTAGAGGCAGGCCACGGCAACATGGGATATAGGAGACGCGGTCAAGATCTTTTCAGAACTGAAGTGTTAAGCTTGAAAGAAGCGTTACAGGGCGGTTGGACGCGTAGCATTGAATTTCTCGACCCAGAAAAGACCGTTGAAATCAGTAGGAAGAGCGGACGCACTGTACAGAACGGTGAGGTCGAACGCATCCCAGGTTTCGGTATGCCGATTGACGACGGCCGGAGGTTCGGCGATCTTTTCATTGACTACGTTGTACTTCTACCTGGCAAATACGACCAAGCATTCCTCAGGGATGAACTTTAA